TTCCCGGGAGCCATTCGGAGACTCGGACACGATAGACCCTGACGGACATTCCAATGGGGATACCCTGTTCTACGCGAAGTGAGATATCACCCTCTTTGAGAGATTCGATAACTACGTTTTCGTGGCAATAGAGGTACACCTCTCTGATTGAAGAAGGACGATAATTCATCATTTCGTAGGAAAGTGCAAGAGAAAGCTGGGGGATATCTGGTTCATACGTTATCGTTCCCGAAACCTGCAAAATGGTGGCAGTTTTTTTAAGTGCAAATTCATCACACCCGGTGAGAAATCCCAGAACTATAAACACGATAAACCAAAAAGTCATGTTTCTCAATATATTTTATTTCTCCTTGCCAAAGAGCTTTTTCCAGAGTTGTTTGAGCCAGTTCCAGAAACGGACAAAGGGATTTTTTTCAAGAAGGATTTGTTTCTTTTCTATGGCGAACATAACTTCTTCGGGAGTGAAATCCTTTCTTGTCATGTTTTCTTCTATCTCAATTTCAAGTTCATCAACCTTATCTCGAGGGGTATAAATTACCGCTTCTATCTCCTGCCATCCGAGCATTTTGGCTACCGTGTAGCGTCGATAACCCGCGAGAAGCTCATTTTTTGGAGTAATAATGATGGGGGAAAGAAGCCCATGTTTCTGGATGCTGTGCTTGAGGGATTCAATGTCTCCCAGGTCTTTTCTTATACGTTCTTTGACAATAATATCTGCCATCTTCACTTTCATGTTGGGCAACACCTCCATGGAAAATTCTCCGTATTTAGTATAACTATACGTGAGGAAAAAGTCAATTTAATGAAGAGGTTGGTATTCAAGAGAATGAATATCTTTTGTCCTATATATTTGGATTAGACTGCGGATGTGTTTTGCTTGTGATTTTAACGAAATATCCAGGATATTTCATGGGATGGTAACAACATTTTGCCTGAGTGAACAACTTCCAGAGAGGATAAAGAGGGATTCTGAAAGATATTTTTGTATACATTACAAAAAACCCGTTGCGTCAAATAAAAAAGTACTCGAAATTCGAATCATTGCCTCATAAAAAAAAAGTACTCAAAAATTCCATACAGTTTCCTCCAAATTTTTGTTTTTTACATTCTTTTTCTTTTGAAGGCTGAAAAGTTTTCTCTGGCAAGCTGTAATTTTTTGTCTTAGGTGAAACAAATCGAGAGCCTTATAAAGCCTTGTTAGGCGTTCCTTTTTGTCACCTCACTTAAAGAGCTTTCTAAAAGCCGCTGGTAGGGAGTTTTAATATCATCATGCTTCTTTTGCACCTTGCTTCCGATTCTCTTTTTCTCTGTCATTTTCATAACGGTTGAAAAAGTTGGCATAAAGCCTGAGATACGCATAGAGTCGGTTCAAGTAGTAGACTTCTTCCTCGGTATCGTAGCGGAAGTATCCAACATTCTGGCGGACTATGGAATAGTTTTCTGCTCAACGTAGCAGTTATCATTGGAACGGGAGCTTCTCCCCTTGTAAATTTTATCTGGTGCTTCTCACACCAATCGCGTAGGGATGATTAATAAATTCAGCGCGGTATCAGAATCAATTCCCCGTAAATCAAAAGGAAGTCTTCTGGACTTTTTCTATGGCTTCTCTTACCCATTTTGAAGCTTTGTTTTGATTGCCACAAGCTGTAATCCAACCGCTCAAACATCCACCATATTTAATGTTTGAGCAAAGTCTCCCTGACTTTTCCTCCCTCATGGGCTACCAGATCAATCTCCATGAACCCAGGGCAATTTCATCCTCTTTGCTTACGTGCGTATAGCTATTTGTTGCTTTAATAGCGTTCCAGGTTTTGTGCCTTTTCGTCCTTTTATCTCAAAACTTTTTACGCTCATGTGTTTCAAAAGTCGGTCAATACTTGGAAGCCTTGCTATGGCGCAGAGTTTTTCATAACAATATGTGGAGACCGTGGAGATGTCCGTTTGCTAAGAGATTATCTAAAACTTCATTTAAAATTGGCTTTAAACGTTTGCCACATGTAGTTTTCAATTTCCCAGACCTTTTTTAGAAGTTTTAGTTCCTCTTCGCCGAATTTTTTCTTTCTGCCAGGTCTTTTGCCCTTTTTGGCTATGTCGGCTTTAAGGTAATTTTTCTTGCCTACATAGATGGTTTTTCCGTGCTGCCTCAAGAGCCTGGCGGCATAGTTTCGATTTTTTAGGCCTGTTATCCTCACAAAATAATCCAGTATCTCCTTTTTCTCCTTTTTGCTGGCTTTTTGATACTCTGCTTCGACAAGCTCAGCATATCATTTCG
This sequence is a window from Thermospira aquatica. Protein-coding genes within it:
- a CDS encoding ParB N-terminal domain-containing protein, which codes for MKVKMADIIVKERIRKDLGDIESLKHSIQKHGLLSPIIITPKNELLAGYRRYTVAKMLGWQEIEAVIYTPRDKVDELEIEIEENMTRKDFTPEEVMFAIEKKQILLEKNPFVRFWNWLKQLWKKLFGKEK